The genome window GTAGGCAGGCGTGAGGAACCAATAAGTCTGCTTGTAGAACATATCGGAGACGTCATATCGGTACCCAAGGCCGAGATAGAACCGCCACCCGATCTATTGGCGGGCATCAACGTAAAATTTGTAAAAGAGGTATGTAAGCTGCCTGGCAAACTCCTGGTCATCCTCGACTGCAACGCCCTTGAAAGCCAGGGCCTCTCGAGCCGTCGCAGGAGCAGTGCCGGAAACATATAGTCAATGATATTGCTTATGAAAAAAGGAGTTTATGGTATTGGCAATCAGCCGACATGATCGTGATGGAGATCCGTGGATGGTGCTCGGTCTTTCTCCTGGCGCGAGCCGCGAGGAGATCAGGCAGGCATACAGAAGGCTGGTGAGGCTTTGCCATCCTGATATTACAAGGCCTTCCTTGCACGGCATAGACACCTTTTTGCGCATCAGGGCCGCCTATGAGCAACTCATCCAAGGTCTCACTAACATAACACCCGGACACACAAAGACAACGAACAAGCCAGATCGTAATGAGATCGAAGACGGGGCGTTCTTTTTTTTGAATGTCACCGCCGAAGAGGCATTTCGTGGGGCTGCAAAAAAGATAACAATTGCCGACAGGGAGGCCATATGCCCTGAATGCAGCGGCTCCGGACGCGCCTATGCGGATCCAGCGGCAACAAGAAACGGCATATGCATATGCGCAGACTGCAACGGCACAGGGCGCCGGGCCTTGGTATGGGGCACCGAAAACTTGTTTGTCGTCTGTGCCACATGCTCCGGAACGGGCTACGTAGGCCAACCGCCATGTAGGCTTTGCCGGGGCAGGGGGTGTATCGTCATAACAAGGGACATAACCGTTCGCCTACCGAAAGGGGTTAGGAACGGCGAGGTGTTGAGGCTCCAGGGACAGGGTCCATGGCGTGCGGACAAAAATGCAAGGGATCCGGCCTTTGTGGAAATAAGGGTGGAATTCCCTGAAGGCTGGAGGCTTGACGGCCTTGATATCTATACAAGACTCGACATCGACATCTGGACCGCGCTTATGGGGGGCAAGGTAAGCGTGGCGGCGATCGACAGCACCTTACTCATAGATATACCTCCAGGGCTTGCGCAGGGAGAAATCATCACCGTAGCCGACAAGGGCTGGACAAACGAGACTGGTGAGAGGGGAAGACTTTTCCTAGCTGCAAACCTGATCCTTCCCAAGGGTAAACCGCCAAATGAGGCGATGGCGCTAATAAACCTCCTCAAAAACCTCTGGCCAACAGACAATGCCAGGCGGCAGGCCCTGCCTAGCACCTAGCAAGGCAATGCGCCTATCCAGCCCGACAACTGATTGTCCATTCAGTTATACAAGCACTACAGACATTGTCGTTACACAGACAGAGGGATGACGATCCGAGGGTCCCGATGTCCATCCTGCGGCAGGCCGGCGGGTAAACAGCCTTGAATCCGGCGCCAGCCTTTGCACCTGGCGCTCTTTTAGCCTGGACCTGATGTGCTGCACCAAAATCCTTCGCGACCAGCCATGTTTGATGGTCTGGCGGGCATACCAAAGCCGAGTGTTTGGCTCGTCCAGTTTCTCCAGCAGTGTCAGGTTGTGATACCATGAAATTTGTGCAAGTGTCTCTTGTACGGTTGTCTGATCCGGCCAGGCCGCGGCAAAGGCGCGCATGTATTTGAGGTTCCGCGGCGATAACCCCTTCATGCCAGGAAAGGCCTCGTGCAGGTCCCTGGCTAGCCGGTCGATGACCTTGGCCCCCCAGCCTGACCGGGCCTGCCGCACCAGAATCATCCGCCCAACTTCCCAATACAGGAGCACCATGGCCGAATTGGCCGTTGATACATTCCGCATGCGTTCTTCCTGAATAAAGTGCGCCCAATTATCAAGACAGTAAGACGGCGTTTTTAAGTTACACTTTGAGCCTGCTTTATTAATTGTTCCTGCCATAACAAATCTCTGCCGGTGTCTGTATGCTGCGCCTTATGCTGAAAACAATATAAAATTATAAGGCCTTTGACCTTATTGACCAAAGGCCCACTCAATACAACACCCTCTTTTTTAATTAAGAGGCTTTCTCACGCTTTTTGCTTGAAGGCGGTGTTGGAACGTTTGAACCATGACATTCTTCGCAGTTGCCCTGTGCCGTTATGTCATATTCTTCCGGCGGGAATAGGCCCTTGGTTTCATATTTGCCGTCTTTCCATTCATTCAAAAGCTCTACGACACGGTAGGTTACGCTTGCAGCAACACGGGCGCACCTGTCCTTTCTCTCTGGGCTTCCAAGCGGTTTATTCGCGGCCTTCATCCATTTACCTACTGAAATATGACAAAGCGGAGAATGGCTTACGGTGTGTGGTAATCCGGCGGTTGTTTTCGGATTCTTTGGAACAAAGACCGGCATATTCGCATCCGAATACCACTGCATCACCTCGGAACCCATCAGTATGGCGTCCGTGTGGTTTTCCCATACGCTTGGTTCAAGTTTCTCTGGCCCAACTATCATATTTATGACCATAGTCGCCCCTGCAAGCGAACCGCATATCGTCCCCCAGCCGCAGGTGCCCCCTTCAAGATAAATAAAGTGATCAATGGGAAATGCCTTATAAGGCCCGCCCGCCTTTTCCCTGAGCTGGCCAAAGATACTGCTGATTACAGCTCCTCCGCAGTATAGCCTGTACCACTCCTTGTAGGCTATCTCGGCGCTCGTTGCGGGATCAAGCTTCACATAAGGCCACGGCCACCTTTCAGATGGCTGACCCTTGGCCTCTGCCGAAGGCAGGCCACTTAACTGGGCATAGGCTGCCCCCACCGCAAGCGCGCTTGCCCCCGCAATAAATCCCCTTCTCGACAACTTGTTGTCAAACATGCGATCCTCCCTGGTTAAGGTTATATTTATTTAAATATAACGATATAGAAACAAAGATTGCTTATTTTGTCAAGACTAAAAATTATCTAAAATTATCTATCTAAAAACCCTGTCTGCCCGCGCCGCCCTGAGATCTGTAAGTCGAGCGGAACATACGGAACCTCGTTCAGTTGTGGAATTTCAGATGGTCCGCAAATAGTCACAGGATTTAAAATGGAATAATATCCCATCAATTTTTTGTCCCATTTTAAATTTACTATTTGCCGGTATCATTGCATATCCATCTGCCTGGCTGACGCTTGATATTGCCCCGGAGTGTTTAAATGTGTTTTCAGCGTAAACCTTTCCTTCTGCCTCTTTAAGTTTAAACGGCATTAAAGTATCTCTATCACCTGTTTCAACATCGTTATCTAAGATTGCAGAAATTCTTTTTTCTTTAAATTTCAGGCGTGATTTTTTAAACAAAATTGGAAGGAATAATGCATCGATTATTATAAATGCTGACGTAGGGTTGCCGGGTAAACCAATGATAGATTTGTCTTTAACTTTTCCAAAAAATGTTGGTTTCCCTGGTTTAATAAAAAGTTTATGAAATAACATATCACCTTTTTCTTCAATAATTTTATATGCTATATCTTTATCTCCCATTGATGTCCCGCCAGTCATTATCATTATATCTATTTCATCATCTTGCCAGGCTCTTTCCAAAATTTTATCTATATCTTCTTTAACATCATTTACAATCCCATAATGTTTTATAGTAAAAAAACCCGCTAACATAGATTTGATGATATAGGAATTAGAATCGTAAATTTTCCCGTTTTTCAGTTCTCTTTCGTGTACCCCATTTAGAGGAATAATTTCGTCTCCAGTTATCAAAATTCCGATCTTAAATTTGCCGTATACTTCTATTTTTGCATTTCCATTTGCTGCAAGAAGCCCTATTTTTGGCGGAGTTAATATTTCCCCTTTGTTTACAATTTTCTCTCCTTTTTTGACATCGCTTCCAATATCATCGTAATTTTTGTTATTACTTGTTTTTAATATTACTATTTTATCTTCATTTATAATTTGTGTATCTTCTATCATGATAACCATAGTGCAGTTTTGTGGTAATTTGCAACCTGTTGCAACCTTTATACATTCGCCTCTTCGCACTGCAATCTCTGAAATTTCTCCAGCATCAATTGCATCCACTATCTTTAATCCTTTTTCCATTCCCCCTTTTATATCTTCACTTCGTATGGCAAATCCATCTACTGCACATCTCTTGAAATTTAAAATATTTTCTTTAGCAAAGACATCTTTAGCACAGACCCTCATCAGTGCTTTATCAAGTTCAATTTCTTCTGTTTTATCTATCATTGGCAAATTCTTATCAATAATGTCTTTTGCATCGTTAAACGATATCATTTTAGATAGTTATTCTCCTTTTTCAGGTTATGATTATTGAATGATACGCCAAGGAGCATGAAAGATATTGACCCTATCTGGCCTGGCATATCCAATCAGTGTAATATTTGCCCGCCTTGCGATTTCAAGCGCAAGCGATGATGGGGCAGTCCGTGACATGACAATTGGTATGCCTAACTGCGCACATTTAAGAACCATATCCGATGTCAATCGGCCTGTAGTATATATCGCCCCATTGGGCGATAATTTGTTCAAGAGAATAGCACCGATAATTTTGTCCACAGCATTGTGTCTTCCGATGTCTTCATAACAGAGTTTAGTTTTATCTTCAGACCAAAACCCACATGTGTGAACACAGTGGGTTTCCTGTTGTAAGCTTGAGTAATGGAGTACCTCTGTAATAAATTGTCTGATATCCTGAAGTGTTATAGTGTATTCTTGAACTTTATTAAAAATGTCTTTCAGCATCTCTCTCGCAATCCTTCCTGTGCCACCACATCCTGAAGTAACAATCATCTCTTTTGGCTCTATGCTTTCTATGTCTGCATAGACAGCTATGCTACCTTCTTGGCATATATATATCTCTTTCACTTCATCATGAATAGATATATACCCTTGTCCAAATAAAAAACCAACGGCAAACTCTTTAAGTCCGACAGGAAGCAGCATTGAAGAAGCAGTGTATTTATCATTTAAGAATACTTGATAAGGAACTTCTATGGCTAAATTTTCGTCCCTATATGTTTCTTCCTTTGGTTCAAGAATAAGAGTTTGAGCTTCTATCTTTAGTTCCATCTGTAATTTATGAGCTTTATTGTAATTTATAATTTTTTAAGACTATTCAATCAGGATATTTTTTAATATTTACAGCGCATACCTTAAATTCTGGTATCTTAGCCACAGGATCAAGGGCAGAATTGGTTAGCTGATTGGTAGGACTCTCGGCAAAATGGAAGGTCATAAATACTGTCCCTTTTGGCGATCTTTCACTTACTTTTGCTTTAGCCTTAATCTCTCCTCTTCTTGAGGATATAGTTACTGTATCACCATCTTCAATTTCTAAATTTTTGGCGTCATAGGGATTGATTTCAATTAATTCTTCATTTTGCATTTCATTAAGTATGCTACACTTTCTTGTCATGGTGCCTGTGTGGTAGTGGAAAAGGTTTCGGCCTGTGGAAAGAATGAATGGATATTTATGGTCTGGATTTTCAATGGAAGGTTTATACTCAAGCGGAACAAATTTTCCCTTGCCACGTGTGAATCTTTCAGCATGCAAATACCGGGTGCCTGGATGGGTCACATTTGGACATGGCCATTGCAGGCTGATCTTTTTAAGCCGTTCGTAATTGATACCGGCATATGAAGGGGTAAGCTCTGCAATATGTCTTGCGTCAGAGTCGCTGAGAACCGGATTCTCACCCATAATATAGACGGCCTTCACCCTTCCTTCGTCGATAGCATCAAAAAGCTCTGTAAGATATAGGCCAGGTCTGTCGGACAAGGTGCAACCCCAGACCTTTTCGAATTTATTTTTGACTGCCTTGTCATCGACCCGCTGATAACCTGGGTAGGAAGCCGGCAGGGCGCCCATATCACAGGCGCCCTGTACATTATTTTGTCCCCTTAAGGGATTTACCCCGGATGATGGTTTGCCTACATTTCCTGTAATCAGGGCGAGATTGGAAACGGCCATCACATTGTCAGTCCCGTGGGAGTGCTGAGTAATACCCATGGCATAGAGAATGGTTGCGGGACGGTTTTCAGCAAAGGCCTTTGCCGCCCTGACCAAATCTGCTATTGTCACACCTGTAATTTCAGATACCCGCTTAAGGTCAAAATTGATAAGCGATGACTTGAATTCATCAAAATTTTCACATCGTTTGTCAATAAATTCCCTGTCCAGGAGGCCTTCCTCGAGAATTACTCTGGCCATACCCATTAGTAATGGCACATCTGTCCCAGATTTGTGTCTCAGCCAGATATGAGCAAGTTTACAAAGACCGATCTCCCTCGGATCGACCACTATGAGTTTCCCGCCATTTTTTATCGCCCTTTTTATTTGAAGAAAGATAACAGGGTGATTCTCCACCGTATTTGTACCAATCGCCAGGATACAGGCCGCATCTCCTATCTCTTCAATGGAATTTGTCATTGCACCGCTTCCAAGCGTGGCGGCCAGAGCGGATACTGTAGGGGCGTGACAAAGGCGTGCGCAGTGATCTATGTTGTTTGTACCCATTACCGCCCTAACAAACTTTTGAAACACATAGTTTTCTTCATTGGTGCACTTGGCAGAGGAGAGGGTGGCAAAGCTGTCTCCTCTGTAATTTGATAATTTTTTGGCTATGAAATCAATAGCATATTCATGGGGCACCTCGGTGAATGGCTCGGTCAGGCCTTCCCTGATAAGTGGACGCGTAAGTCGATTGGGATGGCGCTGGAACTCAAATCCAAATCTACCCTTTACGCATAGTTCGCCGTAGTTTGGCGGGGCATCCGGCTGTGCCTTCACCTCAAGTATCACATTATGCTTTGTGTGGACTTCGATGTTACAACCTGTCCCGCAGTAGGTGCAGACACTCTTTGTAATATCGGCCTCACCTGGAAGAAGAGGCAGGAAGACATTCTTTTTTACTAAAGCCCCTGTTGGACAGTTATCAACACAGGCTCCGCAAGAAACACATTGCCTATTTATTTCGATTGCCTTTTCTGTAACTGTGTCATCTATTTCTTTATAATTAATTTTGATGGCATCAAATGCGCAAGATCGCTCACACTTATGACAAATTATGCACTTATTTGCATCAATTTGAATAGATTTGTGATTATTTATTATGGGATATCTGAGTCGATCAGTCGCATCTTTTGTGCTTATATTGTAATCTCTTGAGAGTTCTCGATATTTACACTTGGCAAGGCCCAGACAGCCGCACTGAAGACAGCGTCTGGCTTCGCGCACGGCCATTTCCTCTGTATAGCCAAATTCGACATCGTCAAAATCTTTTACCCGCCTTTCACCTGGGCGAGCAGGCATTGAGACACGAGGATAAAGTGACATTCCGTCAAAATTTTTCATGTCCACTTCCTCAAAACGCCTGCCTCTGGTGAAATTGAAGCGACCGTCAAAGGAGATATTGTGTCGACCAGTAAGGTCCTTATGAATGGCCTCCGCCGCTCTCCGTCCTGCATCAACCGCCTGGGTTGTGGTCCTTGGGCCGGAGGCGACATCACCGGCGGCATAAACCCATGGAAGATTTGTTTTCATGGTGGTGGGGTTGACTTTGATGGTCCCTGTTGAGCTTATCGACAGCCTTGCCTCAACCTCGCCAAACTCAATAATTCGAGGATCCCCTTGCTGACCGAGGGCTGAGACAACGGTATCCGCTGCCAATACAAGACGAGACCCATCCATCGGCTTTGGCTCCCTGTTTCCTCGTTCATCAGGTTCTCCAAGGACAGTCCTTGCAAGCTCCAATTGAAGGCCTTGGTCGCCGAGCCTTGATATTCTCACAGGCATGGCCATGAGAAATAAACGCACCCCTTCTGCCTCGGCGTCTTTTACATCCCTCAGATGGACCGGCATCTCCTGTCTCGATCTGGGATAGACCACGGTTACTTCCGCCTTAAGACGCCTTAGCGCTCGGGCCGCTGCCACTGCGGTCCGCCCACCTCCTATGACTATTACACTGCGGCCTGCGTTGACCGTCTCATTGTCGTTTATTTTTCTAAGGAGCTCCATGCCATCTACTGCAAGGTGCGCCCCCTCTATCTCAAGCGGCTTACTACGTGGTTGTCCTGTGGCAATAAGAATGGAGTTATAGCCTTGTTCAAACAATGATTTAAGGTCGAAATCCCTTCCCCACCTGACCTTGGTCTTGAGATGAATGCCCATGCGAAGGATGTTATTTATCTCATAATCTACATATTTTCGGGGAAGCATAAATGCTGGTATCCCATAGCGGGCCATCCCGCCCAGATCTTCTTCGGTCTCGAATATGGTGACCTCATGCCCGTTCTTTCGAAGATAATAGGCAGCGGCAAGTCCTGCTGGTCCGCCTCCTATAATGGCCACCCTGTAGCCGGTTGGAGGCGCAATACTTACCGGCCTCGGCCCTTCCTTTATGGAGTTATCAACCACAAAACGTTTCAGGTCGTTGATAGCGATAGGCTCATCCACCAAGACCCTGCGGCAACGGCTTTCACAGAACCTCGGGCAGACGCGGCAGATGATGCCAGGCAGGGCGTTCTTTTCCCGAATCAGCTCAAGGGCGGCCCTGAACAGACGGTTTGCTATGAGATTTACATAACCCTGGACGTTTATGCCAATAGGACAAGTAAGGTTGCACGGGGCCTTGCAGTCTCCGTAGTGGTGAGAGGCCAGTTTTTGAAGTCTCTCCCGCCTCCATGCTATAAGGGCATGGGTGTCTGTCGTCACCACCATGCCATCCTTGACCTCGGTGCGGCAAGCCCTGCGATGTTCGCCGTTTATATCAACCAGACACAAGAGACAAGGCCGCAGGGCATCATCCTTACCTGGAAGGTGACACAAGTGCGGGATCGGGATACCAGCGCCTTTAGCGGCGTCAAGCACTGTGGCGCCCCCAGACACTACTATCTGTCGGGCGTCAATGGTCAGAGTGACCTGTCGCTTCATCGTTCATGAAACCATTTCACCATTTACCAAAGCTAAATCCTTCTTGTGCAAAAATTTATCAATGGGCAATTTTTGCATACATCTATACCCGGGAATGGATCCCCCACTCTGGTGATAGACGCACCGTGATATTTTTCCTTTCTGGCCAAAAGGCGCTGAACTGTAGGCTCAATGTGCTCTCCTGGTATGATAAAATTTATCTCTCCCCTTTCGGTCTTGCCTGAATTGTAGCTTCCGCTACAGGCAGGAAGCATGTTTGCAGTCTTTTCAAGATATGAATATACATTTCCAGCACATGCAGAGGAGTTCATGGTAATATTTGTGCGCAATGGATGTATATCCATAGCTGCCATATAGTCCACTGCCAGGTGATATGCCTGCATATTGTCACAGTAGAAGTGGACCGTATCGGGCTGAAAATAAGAGTTGCCAAGGGTTGACAGCACAATGACCTTAAGCGCTCCTTCTGGAAGTCTGGGTTTTGTCTTTAAAAACCGTTCTGCCTGGGCCCTGTCTTTTACATATTTTAAATGGCTCTCTATCTCCTTGTCGCTCATGCTGCTCCAGCCCAGAACAAAGGCTGCATTGGCGCAGCCCATGTATTCCTTTGTCACCGCCACGGTCTTGGCCTCCATTCTCGGGCCAAGCTCTGACTGACAGAAAGTAAGAGGCTTTACTGGGGTTACATAATCATCCACATTGTCCTTAAACTCCTGCACCTGTTCATCAGTGAACAGATACTTAACCGCAATGGGATGATGCATGAGCCTGAGTTCGTCCATTAATACCTTTTCCATCTCCTTATAATTCATTTTTCTGCCTCCTTTTTGTGATTTTTATCACTACGTTATATTTATTTAAATATAACGATATAGAAACTAAAACCGCTTTTTTGTCAAGACTAAAAATTATCTAAAATTATCTATCTAGGGATTGGGCATTACGCCTCCCTGTAAAGATAGCGGGTCAGACGTTGGATACAGGTGTTGAGCCTCATCAACTGAAGATACGGATACAGGCCGACAGAGGCGCTGAGTTTCCCTGTCCTGAGTGTGGCCGTATGTGCAAGGCCCATGATTTCCATGAAAAGACATGGAGGCATCTGAATTTCTTTCAGCACCATTGTTATATTACGGCATCGGTTCCGAGGACGGATTGTCCTGAGCATGGGGTTAAGATGGTAAGGGTGCCATGGGCCCGAAGCGGGAATCGTTTCACGCTGTTGTTTGAGCAGGCAGCGATGCTTCTGGTTCGTGAGATGCCTGTATCAGCAGCGACGCGGATAGTTGGCACAGATGACAAGACGCTGTGGCGGATTGTTTTTCACTATGTGAACCAGGCCATGTCCGGTCTGGATTTGAGCGCTGTTCAGGGCATAGCGGTAGATGAGACCGCTGTATCCAGGGGGCATCACTATGTGACGGTATTTATTGATCTTGACCGTAAGGATCGTCCTGTTTTGTTTGCAACGGAGGGTAAGGGCAAGGAGACCATAGAGGCCTTTGAGAGGTATCTTGAAGGGCGTAATGGCAAGGCTGAAAACATAGCCAGGGTGGTATGCGACATGTCAAAGGCCTTTATCTCCGGCAGTGAAGAGCGCTTCGGGAATGCGGTGGTAGTGGTGGACTGGTTTCACGTGGTGCAGTTGTTCAACAGGGCTGTGGATGAGGTCAGACGGCGTGAATCAGTCAAAAGCAGGATGCCGCGGGGGACCCGCTGGACATTGCTGAAGGCCTCGGATGGCGGCAGGTTGACAGAGAAACAGAGGGGACTTCTTGATGAACTGGAGGGCTTTGCTGTTCATACAGCCAAGGCATGGCGCATCAAGGAGATGCTTCGCTGGGTGAAGAAAGCGGAGTTTTCTCAGGGGGCCAAGTGGCGGTTGACTCACTTTCTGAACTATGCCCACAGTTTATTGAATGACACTCCGATTTTAAGGCCAGTTTTCAAGGCGATAGAGACAGTAAAGCGTCACAGGGATCGTATTTTGAACCGATGGGGCAACGACTACACAAACGCCAGACTGGAAGGACTGAATGGGATATTTCAGGCAGCCCGGGCCAGGGCCAGAGGATATCGCAACGTGCAGACGTTCGTTACCATGATCTACCTGCTGGCCGCACCTCTGGGCGATATGCTGAAAATCCACACAAAATGACGAAGAACCAAAAAATATATTCAGATCTTGAAGAATTAAAAAAGACTTAGATGAATGAATCAAATGGTATAATAAAAAGTAGATACTGTTTTGGGAAAACCCCCGATGCAAACCTTTTTAGATTCAATACTATTCAGCTACGCCGTTTGCCAAGCCGGATATCCCCGCTGTGATGTCTCAATGGATCCGCAAAATAAAAAGCAGGCATTTTTTGTTTTCTTTCGGGCATACGGTGGAGCCCAGGAAGGTTCGTTGTTCGTTGTTTGGGGATATGAGCAGAGGCCATCCATGGCCTTCTTGCCAGGATGTCAGGCCCTGTCAGGCCATATGATGGAAGGGGTTTTAATTTGATGATGAG of Dissulfurimicrobium hydrothermale contains these proteins:
- a CDS encoding DUF169 domain-containing protein produces the protein MNYKEMEKVLMDELRLMHHPIAVKYLFTDEQVQEFKDNVDDYVTPVKPLTFCQSELGPRMEAKTVAVTKEYMGCANAAFVLGWSSMSDKEIESHLKYVKDRAQAERFLKTKPRLPEGALKVIVLSTLGNSYFQPDTVHFYCDNMQAYHLAVDYMAAMDIHPLRTNITMNSSACAGNVYSYLEKTANMLPACSGSYNSGKTERGEINFIIPGEHIEPTVQRLLARKEKYHGASITRVGDPFPGIDVCKNCPLINFCTRRI
- a CDS encoding DUF1016 N-terminal domain-containing protein, translated to MRNVSTANSAMVLLYWEVGRMILVRQARSGWGAKVIDRLARDLHEAFPGMKGLSPRNLKYMRAFAAAWPDQTTVQETLAQISWYHNLTLLEKLDEPNTRLWYARQTIKHGWSRRILVQHIRSRLKERQVQRLAPDSRLFTRRPAAGWTSGPSDRHPSVCVTTMSVVLV
- a CDS encoding molybdopterin molybdotransferase MoeA codes for the protein MISFNDAKDIIDKNLPMIDKTEEIELDKALMRVCAKDVFAKENILNFKRCAVDGFAIRSEDIKGGMEKGLKIVDAIDAGEISEIAVRRGECIKVATGCKLPQNCTMVIMIEDTQIINEDKIVILKTSNNKNYDDIGSDVKKGEKIVNKGEILTPPKIGLLAANGNAKIEVYGKFKIGILITGDEIIPLNGVHERELKNGKIYDSNSYIIKSMLAGFFTIKHYGIVNDVKEDIDKILERAWQDDEIDIMIMTGGTSMGDKDIAYKIIEEKGDMLFHKLFIKPGKPTFFGKVKDKSIIGLPGNPTSAFIIIDALFLPILFKKSRLKFKEKRISAILDNDVETGDRDTLMPFKLKEAEGKVYAENTFKHSGAISSVSQADGYAMIPANSKFKMGQKIDGILFHFKSCDYLRTI
- a CDS encoding FAD-dependent oxidoreductase, whose protein sequence is MKRQVTLTIDARQIVVSGGATVLDAAKGAGIPIPHLCHLPGKDDALRPCLLCLVDINGEHRRACRTEVKDGMVVTTDTHALIAWRRERLQKLASHHYGDCKAPCNLTCPIGINVQGYVNLIANRLFRAALELIREKNALPGIICRVCPRFCESRCRRVLVDEPIAINDLKRFVVDNSIKEGPRPVSIAPPTGYRVAIIGGGPAGLAAAYYLRKNGHEVTIFETEEDLGGMARYGIPAFMLPRKYVDYEINNILRMGIHLKTKVRWGRDFDLKSLFEQGYNSILIATGQPRSKPLEIEGAHLAVDGMELLRKINDNETVNAGRSVIVIGGGRTAVAAARALRRLKAEVTVVYPRSRQEMPVHLRDVKDAEAEGVRLFLMAMPVRISRLGDQGLQLELARTVLGEPDERGNREPKPMDGSRLVLAADTVVSALGQQGDPRIIEFGEVEARLSISSTGTIKVNPTTMKTNLPWVYAAGDVASGPRTTTQAVDAGRRAAEAIHKDLTGRHNISFDGRFNFTRGRRFEEVDMKNFDGMSLYPRVSMPARPGERRVKDFDDVEFGYTEEMAVREARRCLQCGCLGLAKCKYRELSRDYNISTKDATDRLRYPIINNHKSIQIDANKCIICHKCERSCAFDAIKINYKEIDDTVTEKAIEINRQCVSCGACVDNCPTGALVKKNVFLPLLPGEADITKSVCTYCGTGCNIEVHTKHNVILEVKAQPDAPPNYGELCVKGRFGFEFQRHPNRLTRPLIREGLTEPFTEVPHEYAIDFIAKKLSNYRGDSFATLSSAKCTNEENYVFQKFVRAVMGTNNIDHCARLCHAPTVSALAATLGSGAMTNSIEEIGDAACILAIGTNTVENHPVIFLQIKRAIKNGGKLIVVDPREIGLCKLAHIWLRHKSGTDVPLLMGMARVILEEGLLDREFIDKRCENFDEFKSSLINFDLKRVSEITGVTIADLVRAAKAFAENRPATILYAMGITQHSHGTDNVMAVSNLALITGNVGKPSSGVNPLRGQNNVQGACDMGALPASYPGYQRVDDKAVKNKFEKVWGCTLSDRPGLYLTELFDAIDEGRVKAVYIMGENPVLSDSDARHIAELTPSYAGINYERLKKISLQWPCPNVTHPGTRYLHAERFTRGKGKFVPLEYKPSIENPDHKYPFILSTGRNLFHYHTGTMTRKCSILNEMQNEELIEINPYDAKNLEIEDGDTVTISSRRGEIKAKAKVSERSPKGTVFMTFHFAESPTNQLTNSALDPVAKIPEFKVCAVNIKKYPD
- a CDS encoding DnaJ C-terminal domain-containing protein, producing MVLAISRHDRDGDPWMVLGLSPGASREEIRQAYRRLVRLCHPDITRPSLHGIDTFLRIRAAYEQLIQGLTNITPGHTKTTNKPDRNEIEDGAFFFLNVTAEEAFRGAAKKITIADREAICPECSGSGRAYADPAATRNGICICADCNGTGRRALVWGTENLFVVCATCSGTGYVGQPPCRLCRGRGCIVITRDITVRLPKGVRNGEVLRLQGQGPWRADKNARDPAFVEIRVEFPEGWRLDGLDIYTRLDIDIWTALMGGKVSVAAIDSTLLIDIPPGLAQGEIITVADKGWTNETGERGRLFLAANLILPKGKPPNEAMALINLLKNLWPTDNARRQALPST
- a CDS encoding ISL3 family transposase; translation: MAGQTLDTGVEPHQLKIRIQADRGAEFPCPECGRMCKAHDFHEKTWRHLNFFQHHCYITASVPRTDCPEHGVKMVRVPWARSGNRFTLLFEQAAMLLVREMPVSAATRIVGTDDKTLWRIVFHYVNQAMSGLDLSAVQGIAVDETAVSRGHHYVTVFIDLDRKDRPVLFATEGKGKETIEAFERYLEGRNGKAENIARVVCDMSKAFISGSEERFGNAVVVVDWFHVVQLFNRAVDEVRRRESVKSRMPRGTRWTLLKASDGGRLTEKQRGLLDELEGFAVHTAKAWRIKEMLRWVKKAEFSQGAKWRLTHFLNYAHSLLNDTPILRPVFKAIETVKRHRDRILNRWGNDYTNARLEGLNGIFQAARARARGYRNVQTFVTMIYLLAAPLGDMLKIHTK
- a CDS encoding C-GCAxxG-C-C family protein, producing MFDNKLSRRGFIAGASALAVGAAYAQLSGLPSAEAKGQPSERWPWPYVKLDPATSAEIAYKEWYRLYCGGAVISSIFGQLREKAGGPYKAFPIDHFIYLEGGTCGWGTICGSLAGATMVINMIVGPEKLEPSVWENHTDAILMGSEVMQWYSDANMPVFVPKNPKTTAGLPHTVSHSPLCHISVGKWMKAANKPLGSPERKDRCARVAASVTYRVVELLNEWKDGKYETKGLFPPEEYDITAQGNCEECHGSNVPTPPSSKKREKAS
- the fdhD gene encoding formate dehydrogenase accessory sulfurtransferase FdhD encodes the protein MELKIEAQTLILEPKEETYRDENLAIEVPYQVFLNDKYTASSMLLPVGLKEFAVGFLFGQGYISIHDEVKEIYICQEGSIAVYADIESIEPKEMIVTSGCGGTGRIAREMLKDIFNKVQEYTITLQDIRQFITEVLHYSSLQQETHCVHTCGFWSEDKTKLCYEDIGRHNAVDKIIGAILLNKLSPNGAIYTTGRLTSDMVLKCAQLGIPIVMSRTAPSSLALEIARRANITLIGYARPDRVNIFHAPWRIIQ